One genomic segment of Hydra vulgaris chromosome 14, alternate assembly HydraT2T_AEP includes these proteins:
- the LOC136090540 gene encoding uncharacterized protein LOC136090540: protein MPKYDRSLYMREFMKEKRNTEKRIKYLLEECNIVGRGNCVHLDLDIQKIFEVSEDVHSDILMFSITSPENKFCLSKVESNYCDVDDIAFKNSLYSSIDTLTSKKDFLYEWLLKYCIKDDALNALLFHLNKFTPSIPKCWQTLQKSLQKVNVLYVSGGDYIYLGVKSAIDYYISTVGNKEKLDLIVSIDGAPMCNSKKTSIWPILVTINRKGSYTVAIWHGQGKPNNLDECFKDFILEMKKLQTNGYKQLLVTIKAFVCGASARAFVKCIIGHSGYHSCERCMAVGTQKHGVRLLETTTLLCTDMAFKNNFYKEGHQPESLSPLVQLNFPMVTEFPLDYMHLICLGVVKKLLINWCKGPRCIRISQSVKDSISNELINLQSYTPSNFQHRPRSLNELEKWKATEFRLFCFMLDQLF, encoded by the coding sequence atgcCTAAATATGACAGAAGCCTATATATGAGAgaatttatgaaagaaaaacgaaatactgaaaaaagaataaaatatctTCTTGAAGAGTGCAACATTGTTGGTAGAGGAAATTGCGTTCATCTAGATTTAGACattcaaaagatttttgaagTTTCTGAAGATGTGCACAGTGATATATTGATGTTTTCAATCACTTCGccagaaaataaattttgtttaagtaaaGTTGAATCTAATTATTGTGATGTTGACGacattgcatttaaaaatagtttatacaGTAGTATTGATACTCtaacttcaaaaaaagattttttatatgagTGGTTATTAAAATACTGTATAAAAGATGATGCTTTAAATGCACTTTTATttcacttaaataaatttactccaTCTATACCAAAATGCTGGCAGACATTACAAAAATCTCttcaaaaagttaatgttttatatGTCAGTGGAGGCGATTATATATATCTTGGAGTTAAAAGTGCAATTGATTATTACATATCAACAGTTGGAAATAAGGAAAAGCTTGATCTAATTGTAAGTATTGATGGTGCACCTATGTGCAATAGTAAAAAGACTTCCATTTGGCCTATACTAGTTACAATTAACAGAAAAGGATCCTATACTGTTGCAATTTGGCATGGTCAGGGAAAACCAAACAATTTGGATGAGtgctttaaagattttattcttgaaatgaaaaaattgcaAACTAATGGGTATAAACAGCTGCTGGTGACTATTAAAGCTTTTGTTTGTGGTGCGTCTGCAAGAGCATTTGTTAAATGCATTATAGGGCATAGTGGCTATCATAGCTGTGAAAGATGTATGGCAGTTGGCACACAAAAACATGGCGTAAGATTATTGGAAACGACTACTTTACTTTGTACTGACAtggcttttaaaaataatttttataaagaaggtCACCAGCCTGAGAGTCTTTCTCCACTTGTTCAGTTAAATTTCCCAATGGTAACTGAATTCCCATTAGACTATATGCACCTTATATGTCTTGGAGTAGTTAAAAAACTTCTAATAAACTGGTGTAAAGGTCCCCGATGTATTAGAATAAGTCAATCTGTTAAAGACAGTATTTCAAATGAACtcataaatttacaaagttatacACCATCCAATTTTCAACATAGACCACGCTCTTTAAATGAACTTGAGAAGTGGAAAGCAACAGAGTTTCGATTATTCTGCTTTATGCTGGACCAGTtgttttaa
- the LOC136091075 gene encoding piggyBac transposable element-derived protein 3-like: MDELLDCLDSELSYFYQIFPKELFQEIAYQTTLYSMQTNPETPFAVKEEDLVSFVACVLYMSIVKLPSTRDYWSSSIGIAHVTNIMPVNGFEKLKSIIHFADNNSADKDDKLFKIRPLINKINEQLNNIPFEENLAYEQIIPFKGRHLIKQYIPKKPHK; this comes from the coding sequence ATGGACGAGTTATTGGATTGTCTTGATTCAGAACTGTCGTACTTTTATCAGATTTTTCCTAAAGAGCTTTTTCAAGAAATTGCCTATCAGACAACATTGTACTCCATGCAAACCAATCCTGAAACACCATTTGCTGTAAAAGAGGAAGATTTAGTTAGTTTTGTTGCATGTGTTTTGTATATGTCCATTGTCAAACTCCCAAGCACAAGAGATTATTGGTCGTCTTCCATTGGAATTGCTCATGTAACTAATATAATGCCCGTCAACGgctttgaaaaattaaaaagcattattCATTTTGCTGACAACAACTCTGCTGACAAAGACGATAAGCTTTTCAAGATACGCCCTctcataaacaaaataaatgaacagCTGAACAATATTCCATTTGAAGAAAATTTGGCGTATGAGCAGATTATTCCGTTCAAAGGGAGACATTTAATCAAACAATACATCCCTAAAAAACCGCACAAATAg